In the Lascolabacillus massiliensis genome, one interval contains:
- a CDS encoding dihydroorotate dehydrogenase-like protein yields MNNLETSYMGIPLRSPVILGASELSTNNDTLKRAEDAGVAAIVYKSLFEEQVQLENLQHDEMLEEYNDIHAEMITLHPEIERSEIEHFLHVLRKAKESVSVPVIASLNAVNKSTWIKYAKLIEETGVDGIELNLYQTPTRFDRDGVAIESFQADIVSSVKDRLSIPVGVKLSSDYTNILNFAQQLDDAGVDGLVLFNAFFQPDIDIEKEKHRKSYNFSRRGDYKKSLRYAGMLYGRIAADICSSRGIFTGEDVIKLLLSGASCVQVVSAVYKYGTGVITDINNTISGWMERKGYNRIDDFKGKLSDSVLNKNDSVLIYKRAQYIDLILHSDTIFGEERL; encoded by the coding sequence AACATCCTACATGGGAATACCATTAAGAAGTCCTGTCATTTTAGGAGCATCAGAACTTTCAACTAATAACGATACCCTGAAAAGAGCAGAAGATGCCGGAGTAGCAGCAATTGTGTATAAATCATTATTTGAAGAGCAGGTGCAGCTGGAGAACCTGCAGCATGATGAAATGCTTGAGGAGTATAATGATATACATGCAGAAATGATCACCTTGCATCCCGAAATAGAGAGATCAGAAATTGAGCACTTTTTGCATGTACTGCGTAAAGCAAAAGAGAGTGTTTCTGTTCCGGTGATTGCCAGTCTTAATGCTGTAAACAAGTCAACATGGATTAAATATGCGAAGTTAATAGAAGAGACAGGTGTTGATGGTATCGAGCTTAATCTTTACCAGACTCCTACACGTTTTGACCGTGATGGTGTGGCTATTGAAAGCTTTCAGGCAGATATTGTTTCGTCAGTAAAAGATAGGTTGTCTATACCTGTTGGAGTGAAATTAAGTTCTGATTACACTAATATTCTCAACTTTGCACAACAACTGGATGATGCAGGTGTTGATGGATTAGTCCTGTTTAATGCTTTCTTCCAGCCGGATATTGATATAGAAAAAGAGAAGCATCGCAAATCGTACAACTTTAGCAGAAGAGGGGATTATAAGAAATCGCTTCGATATGCAGGAATGCTTTATGGTCGAATAGCTGCAGATATTTGCAGTAGCCGCGGGATCTTCACTGGAGAGGATGTAATAAAACTGTTGCTTTCAGGAGCCTCTTGTGTGCAGGTAGTAAGTGCAGTATATAAGTATGGTACCGGTGTAATAACCGATATAAACAACACTATTTCCGGTTGGATGGAAAGGAAGGGATATAACAGAATAGATGATTTTAAGGGCAAATTATCTGACAGCGTGCTGAATAAGAACGACAGTGTGCTTATTTACAAAAGAGCCCAATATATCGATCTTATCCTGCACTCAGATACAATTTTCGGAGAGGAGCGTTTATGA
- the nhaA gene encoding Na+/H+ antiporter NhaA produces MATDNSTVGLVRSKIQLILNDSRTLGVLLLICTAISLILSNLKGVGVHYYNFWDSEIPLFGKLHLPHSIVHFINDALMSLFFFHVALDIKKEITDGELSTPGRIMLPAISAIFGVVFPSLIFIIATRNSDYTSGWAIPAATDIAFTIGMLSLLGKAVSHSMKVFIVALAIIDDLCAILIIAFFYGSAPDIYWLLGVAGIAIVIYFINKFIKNNSAYIYTIILALAMWYCTYRSGIHASFAGVILAFILPINRMPAFEKRISFPVNYLIIPIFALANTSILISSSSIAGLASSLSIGIILGLVVGKPLGISLAVYLLTKLKIVRLSTKINWIVLIGVTIFAGIGFTMSIFVSNLAFPENKLHQDIAKLSVLIASCLAMIFGYIWIKMAANIKQKNIDNE; encoded by the coding sequence ATGGCTACAGATAATTCAACAGTTGGATTAGTGCGATCGAAAATTCAGCTCATATTAAATGACAGCAGGACGTTAGGTGTACTACTGCTTATTTGCACTGCTATATCACTTATATTATCTAATCTGAAAGGAGTTGGAGTACATTATTACAATTTCTGGGACTCTGAGATTCCTCTGTTTGGTAAACTCCATCTTCCTCACTCTATAGTGCATTTTATCAACGATGCACTAATGTCGTTATTCTTCTTTCATGTTGCACTCGACATAAAGAAGGAGATAACTGACGGGGAACTTTCAACTCCGGGTAGAATTATGTTACCGGCAATCTCAGCCATATTTGGAGTAGTATTTCCATCTTTAATATTCATAATCGCTACAAGAAACAGTGATTATACAAGTGGATGGGCAATTCCCGCTGCTACAGATATAGCCTTTACTATTGGGATGCTAAGTCTGCTGGGTAAAGCAGTTTCACACTCAATGAAAGTATTCATTGTTGCACTGGCAATTATAGATGACCTATGTGCAATTCTGATTATTGCATTCTTTTATGGTTCTGCACCAGATATATACTGGCTACTGGGTGTTGCGGGTATAGCAATTGTGATCTATTTTATAAACAAATTCATAAAGAATAATTCTGCATACATTTACACAATTATTCTGGCTTTGGCAATGTGGTACTGCACCTACAGATCAGGTATTCATGCATCTTTTGCGGGAGTCATACTCGCTTTCATCCTTCCAATTAACAGAATGCCGGCATTTGAAAAGAGAATTAGTTTCCCGGTCAACTACCTTATCATTCCAATTTTTGCACTAGCCAATACAAGCATTCTTATTTCATCATCATCAATAGCGGGTCTGGCTTCATCACTCTCTATTGGTATAATATTAGGCTTAGTTGTAGGAAAGCCCTTAGGCATATCTCTCGCAGTATATCTGCTTACAAAATTAAAAATCGTACGGTTGTCAACAAAAATCAACTGGATAGTACTCATTGGAGTAACTATCTTTGCAGGTATAGGATTTACAATGTCAATTTTTGTATCAAATCTGGCATTCCCTGAGAATAAATTACACCAGGATATCGCAAAGCTCTCAGTATTAATAGCTTCATGTCTTGCAATGATATTTGGCTATATCTGGATCAAGATGGCTGCTAATATAAAGCAAAAAAATATAGACAACGAGTGA